Genomic DNA from bacterium:
TCTGAAATTCGCAGCGATAAACTATGGCAAAGAAGATCACCGGCTACATCAAGCTTCAATTGTCCGCCGGTAAGGCCACTCCCGCTCCGCCGGTTGGACCGGCGCTCGGGCAGAAGCAAGTCAACATCATGGACTTCTGCAAGCAGTTCAATGCACGGACCGAGAAAGACGCGGGCATGATTATTCCCGTCCTGATTACGGTGTATCAGGACAAGAGTTTTTCCTTTATTACCAAAAGCCCGCCCGCTTCGGTGTTGCTCATCAAGGCCGCCGCGGTCGAGAAGGGTTCGGGAGTTCCGAACCGAACGAAAGTCGGTACGGTGACTCCCGCACAAGTTCGGCAGATCGCTGAATTGAAGATGAAGGATCTGAACGCCAACGACGTCGAGAACGCCATGCGGATGGTCGAGGGCACGGCGCGTTCGATGGGGATTACCG
This window encodes:
- the rplK gene encoding 50S ribosomal protein L11; the encoded protein is MAKKITGYIKLQLSAGKATPAPPVGPALGQKQVNIMDFCKQFNARTEKDAGMIIPVLITVYQDKSFSFITKSPPASVLLIKAAAVEKGSGVPNRTKVGTVTPAQVRQIAELKMKDLNANDVENAMRMVEGTARSMGITVQE